GCGCACGCTGTACGTCCGGGTCCGCGGCCATTCCTCCCTCGGGTGGTCGCGGCGGATCGCGGGGATGTCGGTGGGGTCGGCGTACTCCACGCCCGGCGGCGGGAAGTGCATCTTGACGTAGTGGTCGGTGAACCGCCCGGCGCTGAACTCACGGAGCCCTTCGCCGTGCAGGACGATCCGGACCATCGCGGGTGCGATCCGCTCGGTCCGCAGGACCCGCCCGCGGTGGACGACCCTCTTCCTCGGTTGTGCTTCAGGCATTGCTGTTCCTTTTCGGTGGTTCAGCCGGCGACGGGCGCGGAGTCCGACGCGGCGGCCAGTTCGATGGCGGCGTGCCGGCGGTTGATCATGGGGCCGAGGGCGCCGACCGTGAGGGAGGCCGCCACGCCCGCCACGGCGGCGATCCACCAGAGGACGGCGGGACCGGCGTGGGCGTACACCGCGGTGCCGGCGGTCAGCGCGGTGAACCGGGCGATGCCGCAGGACCACTGGAAGGCTCCCTGGTAGCGGGCCCGTGCGTCCTCCGGGGCGATGCTCTGGATGATCGACGAGTGCAGGCCCCCGAGGGACGCCTCGCCGAGGGACCACAGGGCCACCGTACCGGCGTACGCCCAGGGGGTGTCGGCGACACCGGTCAGCGCGACGCCGAGGGCAACCAGGACGCTGGCCGAGACGTAGACCGGCAGCGGCTTCACGTCGGCGAGCACGGCCGTCGCGATCGGCTGCAGTATGACGACCAGCGCGGCGTTGAGCGCGAACATCAGGCCGAGGACGGTGGGGGAGAGGCCGTCGTCGCGGATGGCGAGCGGCAGGCTCGCCTCGATCAGGCAGTAGATCGCGACGGAGGTGGCGAACAGGGGCAGCAGGGCCCGCATCAGACGGTCCCGGTAGACCACGCCGTAACCGGCCCCGCCGGCGCCGGCCTGGGGACCGGCCGCCTTCGGGCCGGTGCCCCGGGGCAGCATCGTGGCCGCGATCACCGCGTAGACGAGCGAGGTCGCCGCGTCCACCGTGAACAGCAGCCAGTAGCCCTTCGTGGCCAGGAACCCGCCGAGCATGCCGGCGCCCGCGGTGCCGATGTTCACCGCCCAGTGGACCAGCGAGAACGCGGCCCGGCGCCGGTCCTTGTCGACCGCGTCGGCGACCAGCGCGGAGGCGGCCGGACCGACGAGGCTGCCGGTGACGCTCAGGAGCGCGGCCGTGAGCATGAGGCTCAGCAGGTTCGGGGCGACGAACAGCAGGCCGTGCGAGGCGGCGACACCGACCAGACCGATGACCATCGTCGCGCGCCGGCCGCTGCGGTCGGCCAGGAAACCGCCGAGGAGCGGGCCGACCAGGTTGCCGGCCCCCAGGGCGCCCAGCACGTAGGGGACGTCGGAGGTGCTGATCCCGCGCGATCCCAGGTAGTAGACCAGGAAGGGGGTGACCATGAAACCGAGCCGGTTGACGATCGTGCCCGCGAAGACGATCCAGGCTGTGCGGGGCAGCCCACTGAAGGTGGAGAGCATGTGCCGGATCCTCCCGCCGCTGTACGCTGATGGCCATTGATTAAGAAATGCTTGAATCCATGGGGTGGTTGTCGTGGCGGAACTGGCGTTCTCGGCAAGTGACCTGGCGCAGATGCGGTTCGCCGTCTCGCCGATGTGGGAGGTCGTGACCAGCTTCCGGCTCCTGCGATCCGGCCTCGCACACCCCGTGCACGGGCCCTGGATCGAACAGGTGCGGCCGCGCGTCGAGGCGGCGGGCCTCGACCGGGGCTGGCTCGCCGAGCTGATCCCGCCCGCGCGCTACCTGCCCGACTTCCTCACCCCCGCGCCCCCCGGCGCGGCGCCCACCCTCGCGGAGGAACTGGCCGCGATCCGGGAGGAGCCGGACGACCGGGTCCGCCAGGACCTCGACCACCTGGAGAAGCACATGAGCTCGCGCGGGCCCCGGTTGCGGGCCCTGTACGCCGAGCCGCGGCCCCAGTTGGCGCGCGTCGGCGAGGAGATCGAGGCGTACTGGGAACTGGCGCTCGCCCCCTACTGGGCCCGGATCCGGACCGTGCTCGAAGCCGACGTCTTTCACCGGGCCCGGCAGGTCGCCGAGCACGGCGCCGGACGCCTCTTCAACGAACTCCACGTGTCGCTGAGTTGGGTCGACAACGGCCTGCGGATGGTCCGCAGGCAGCGGACCCTGACCCGCAAGACGGCGGGCGCGGGCCTGCTGCTGGTCCCCTCGGCCTTCGCCGGACCCCGCGTCCTGACCCGGGTACGACTGCCGGATCCGCCCCAACTCGCCTACCCGGCACGGGGGATCGGCCCGCTGTGGGAGTCCCGGCCCGTCGCCCGGACCGACGCCATCGCCGCCGTGCTCGGCCGCTCACGGACCCTGCTGCTGACCGAGCTGGACGCCCCCGCCTCCACCACCGAACTGGCCCACCGCACCGGCATATCCACGGCCGGGGTGTCCCAGTACCTCACGGCGCTGCGCGACGCGGGCCTGGTCAGCGCCCACCGGGCCGGACGCTCGGTGCTCTACGCCCGCACCTCCGTCGGGGAGTCCATCCTCGCCGGCGCCCCCACCTGATCGGCACGCCCCCAGGCCCGAGAGGACCGACCGACCCCCATGGAACCCGACCCGCTCGCCACCCGCCTCTCGGCCGTGGTCGGGGACGCCCACGTGCTCACCGACCCGTCACTGCGCGCCTCCCACGAGAGCGACTTCACCGGCCGCTGGGTCGGCCGGTCCCGGCTGGTGGTGCGCCCCGCCGACACCGCCCAGGTCGTCGAGGTGGTGCGGCTGTGCCACGCCGCCGGCGTCCCGATCGTCCCGCAGGGCGGCAACACCAGCCTGGTCGGCGGCTCGGTCCCCGACCCTTCCGGCACCGAGGTCGTCCTCTCGACGCGCCGCCTCACCGCACTCGGCCCGATCGACGTGGCCGCGCGCCGGGTCACGGTCGGCGCGGGCGTCCCCCTCGCCGCGCTGCGGCGGCACGTCGCCCCGCGTGAGCTGGAGTTCGGGGTCGACCTGGCCTCCCGGGACTCGGCCACCCTGGGCGGCATGATCGCCACCAACGCGGGCGGCGAACGCGTCCTGCGGTACGGCACCACACGCGCCAACGTCGTCGGACTGGAGGCGGTCCTGGCCGACGGGAGCGTCCTGGACCGGCTGGCCGGTCTCCCCAAGGACAACACCGGCTACGACCTCACGGGCCTGCTGGTCGGCAGCGAGGGCACCCTGGCCGTCATCACCCGGGCCCGACTCGCGCTGGTCCCGCACCTGCCCCGACGGGTCACCGCCCTGCTCGCCCTCGACTCGCTCGACGCCGCCGTCACCCTCCTGACGGACCTCCGCCGGCTCGAATCCCTCGAACTGGTCGAGTTCTTCACCGCCGACGGCCTGGCCCTCGTCCTGGCCACGAGCGGACTCCCCGCTCCCTTCCGCACCACCCACCCCGTCTACCTGCTGGTCGAGTGCGCGGGCCGCCGCGACCCGGCCGAGGAACTCGCCGACGCACTGGAGAAGGCGCCCGCACGGGAGGTGGCCGTCGCCCGGACGGCCTCCGACGGCCGCCGGCTCGCCGCCTACCGCGAACGGCACACCGAGTCCCTGAACGCCGCCGGGATCCCGCTGAAACTGGACGTCACCGTCCCCCTCGCCGACCTCCCCGCGTTCGCCGCCGACCTGCCCGCCCTGCTCGCCGGCCGGGCCACGCCGTACCTCTTCGGCCACCTGGCCGAGGGCAACGTGCACGTCAACCTCCTCGACGTCGCGCCCGACGACGAGGAGGCGGTCACCGAGGCCGTGCTCGGCCGCGTCGCCGCCGTCGGCGGCAGCATCAGCGCCGAACACGGGATCGGCCGGGCCAAGTCCCGCCACCTGCACCTCACCCGGTCCGCCGCGGACATCGCCGTGATGCGTTCCGTGAAGGCGGCCCTGGACCCCGACCACCTGCTCAGCCCGCACACCCTCTTCCCCGACCGCGACTGACGCCCCGAGGAGGGGGCCCGACCGACCGGCCCCACCGCACGCGAAGGCCCCCGACACCGTGTCACCACGGAGCCGGGGGCCGACGAGACCGGTAGGCCGGGTCAGGCGCCGGACTCGGCCGTCTGGTGGAGCACGCCGCCCACGTGCGCCCCGTTCACCACGTTCACCACGACGTCCCCGGCGGCTTCCGGGATGGCCCGGACACTGGCGCCGGTGAAGCCGTTGACACCCGTGACCACGCCCCACACCGGCCGGAACCGACCCAGCGTGCCGTCCTCGTCCACGGGCACCGACTCCAGGACGGAGCGGATCCTGCGCTGGATGACGTACGGGCTCTCCAGCGCCAGGTCGACCTGCTCCCGCCACTGCTCGGGCGTCAGGTCGTCGGACCAGCCGAGCACGACCCCCTTGCCGCCGGACAGGGAGGTCGGCTTCAGCACCAGGTCCGCCTGGTGCTCCACGGCGTAGGAGACGAGGTCGACGCGCTCGCCGTTCTCCAGGGTCACCAGACCCGGCCGCACCATCCGCGTCCACGGCAGGATGCGGTCCAGACTGGCCAGCTCCTCGGCGCTGAACAGACCGCGGTTGTTCTCGTCCGAGAGCATCGCGAGGGCGCCCTTGCTGGCGTACGCGGTGGTGTCCAGCGGGGTGAAGATCTTGACCTCGCCCCGGTTCGCCGCGTCGAAGACCGGCGCGGTGAGCTCCTCCGCCCCGGGGGTCAGCAGGTCCCGGATCAGGAACGTGCGCACGATGATGTCCACCGGCTTCTCGCCGAGCCACACCCGACCGTCGCGCACCTCCAACTGCCCGAGGTGGCAGGGGGAGGCGTCCAGACCCAGTTCGCCCCAGCGCTCGCACAGCTGCGTCATGTACGGGATCTCGTCCTCGAAGACGCTCGGCCACTCCGTCAGGGCGACCACCGGCCGGTCCCCGGGAGCGAACCCGCTCTCCACCAGGATGTTGTTGACCTGCTCGCGCAGCGAGTCCATGAAGGTGAGCCCGTGCCGCTCGGCGAACTCCGCGAGCACCGGGTGCGCGAGCAGCTCGCGGCACACGTCCACGTTGTCCATGCCGCCGACCGCGCTGCCGATGTTCAACTCCAGCAGCTTGAAGCCGGCCTCGTCGCAGATCAGGTCCGCCCGGGTCTGGCGGGTCATCCTCGCGCCCCGGTTGCGCATGACGGCGGCGACCTGCACCTCGTTCAGGCCGCCCGCGCTCGCGAACGCGGCGAAGTCCCCGCCGAAGAGGCGGTCGGGGAGGCTGGACAGGGCGTTCAGCAGGTTGTTCAGGTCACCCGCGAGTCGGGTGTGCTCGTCGCGGCCCAGGAACAGGGGCCGCGAGAGCCACTGGCCCATGCCGTTGGGCTTGTCGCTGTTGAGGATCTTGTTCTGCGGCAGCCCTCCCAGCAGCTCGCTCGTCTTCAGGTTGCCGCCGGCCAGCTCGGCCAGGTACTCCTCGGTCAAGGCGACGCGATCCATGCGAACCTCTTTCTGACTTCTGTGCGATGTGGGTCGATTGGCTGTCAGGTGGTGACCGGCGTGCGCCGATCGGCCGTGCCGGCTCCGGGGCCGGCACGGCGTTCAGCGGCTCGCCGCAGCCGCCTTGCTCTCGACGGGCGGCGCGGGAAACGCGACGACGTCCGGACGCAGGGAGCGCTCGACGCGCAGGAGCAGACCGGCGCCCAGCAGGGTCGTGGACGCGACCAGCACCCAGGGCAGCCGGCCGTCGAGGGTGATCAGGGCCGTGAACACGGTGGGCGCGAGGGCGTACGCCAGGGACCAGGACAGCTGGTACCCGGCGAGGTACCGCCCGCGCAGTGCCTCCGGCGCCGCCGCCTGGGCCAGCGAGCCCGAGAAGGTGCTGTGCACCATCTCGCCCACCGTCATGACGATCACGGCCGCCAGCAGCCCGGCCAACAGCACCTGCACGTTCTCCGGGCGCAGCGTGCCGAGCACGATCTGCCCGATGAAACCGGTCCCGAAGAGCGCCGCCCCGGCCGCCGCCGCCCGGGTCCGGGTCGTGAACCGGCGCCGGGCGAACGCGGCGACCGGCACGGAGACCGTGGCGCAGAGCGCGGTGTTCACGACGAACGCGACACCGGTGAGCCCCTGCGGCAGGTGCAGCCAGTCGACGGCGTACACGGGCAACAGCACGCTGAGCGAGGTGTAGCCGAACGCCACCAACAGGTTCGCGAGGGTCAGCGTCAGGAACGGGCGGTCCTTGGCGACCAGCCGGTACCCCCCGCGCTTGTCGGCCCGGGACCGGGCGGCCGGCACGGTGATCGGGGTGCGCGCGGCCAACACCGCCGCGACGAGGAAGCTCGCCGCGTTCAGGAAGGCGGCGGCGATGTAGCCGGAATCCCCCGACGTGGCGATGAGCAGCGAGGCGATCAGGGTGCCCACGCCCAGCCCGGCGTTGCCGAGGCTGCGGCTGAGCGCCTGCATCCGGTCCCGGTTCTCCCCGTCGACGAGCTCCCCGATCCTGGCCTGGAGGGCGGCGGGGAAGGCCCGGGTGCCGATCGCGGCGAGCATCGCCACCGCGGCGAAGGCGGGCAGCGAGTGGGCGAGCGGGAAGCAGGCGAAACTGAGCCCGCGCAGGACGTACAGGAAGAGCTGCACCCTCCGCGCGCCGAAGCGGTCGACGGCGATGCCGGCCACCGGCAGCGCGGCGATGCCGATCAGCCCGGTGACGGTGAGCACCAGGCCGATCAGCGCCAGCGGCAATCCGGTGACGTGGAGGAAGAACACCAGGCTGAACGGGACGTACATCCCGTTGCCGGTCGCGTCGATCGCGATCCCGGCGGCCAGGGCGCGCTCACCGGGAAACCGAGGGCGCAGGAAGGACATGGATCTCCAAAAGTGGGGTGCGGTGGCGGGAGGTGACCGCCGGCCAAGACGTCTCAGGTGATGTCGTAGAAGCCGTCCCCGTCCATGTACCGCGCGGTCAGCGCGTCACGGGCCACGGTGCTCGCGGTCTCGTGCAGCAGGTACACCCGCAGCGGGAACGTCCAGTCGTCGACGGACCGGAAGACCGGGTTGCCGGGGGTGACGCGGAACAGCACGTCGTGGAAGCTCTCCAGCGCCCGCAGCTCGGCCATCCTCGGGTACCCGGCGAGCCGGCCCTCGGCGGGCGAGACCATGTTGACGACCCGGGCGTGCCGGTTCAGCTCGTAGCCGCTCTCCCACCGCTGCGCGAACCGCTCGGGATCGACGCAGGCGTCGACGGTCCAGTCCAGCTGGCTCTCGCCGATGGCCGCCTCGACGGGCACGTGCACGTCGGCGCCGCAGACACGGGTGCCCGTCTCGACCAGCCGCGGGCCCCGGGGCGTCAGCTTCAACTCGGTGTGCGCCGGGCCGTTGCGGATGCCCAGGGCGTCGAGCACCAGCAGCGTGTGCTCCACCAGCTGTTCCTGCTCGACCCCGTGACGTGTCATCAGCTCGGCGCCCGCGGGCAGGTCCCGCACGCCGTTCGCGCTGAGGTGGTGCATCTTCCAGATGTCGCTGACGTAGTGCCGCCCGTCCAGGCTCACCGTGTTCACGATGTACTCGCTGCCGACGAGGTACTCCTGCGCCAGCACCGCGTGATTGTCCTGGTCCAGCGCGCTCGTACTGCCGAGCAGGGCGTCGAACGCCGCCCGCACCTCCTCGACGGTGTCGCAGAAGTGGACGCCGTCGCTGCCCGCGCTGCTCACCGGCTTGAGCACCACACGGCCGTCGGCCTTCTCGTACCACCGCAGCAGGGTGTCCAGGTCGGCGGCCAGCACCTGGTCGGTGCCGGGGACTCCGGCCTCCCTGACCGTCTCGATCATGCGGTACTTGTCGCGGCGGGCCGCGCTCAGCGCGGTCCCGTTGCCCGGCAGGCCGAGTTCCTCGCTCAGCCGGTCGGCGAGGACGACGGCCCGCTCCACGCCGGGCACCAGTCCCTTCGGGCCGTGCGCGGCGATCGCCGCGGCCGTCCGGGAGACGTCCCCGTCGTGGACGATGTTGACGACGAAGTCCTCCGGTCGGAAGCTCCGTTCGTACGCGGGCGGAATCGTGGGCGTGCTCTGCACGTGGACGCAGGTGTAGCCCCGGGCCCGGAACAGCGGCGCCAGGCAGCGTGCGCTCGCGTACGCGTCGACGATCACGACCGTACGGGGAACGGTGTCACCACTCATTACTTACCTCAGCTGTGGATGTGGACGTGTGACGGAGCCGCGTCAGCCGACCGGCCTGGTCCTGATCTCGATGGCGGCGACCGTCTTCTCGCAGCGGGCGACGGCCTCGGCGGCATCGGCGCCGACGGCGATCACATGGCCGCAGACCCGGTCCACGGACCAGGTGAGCGGGGGCACCACGGTCCCGGGCACGGCCTGGACGCCCAGGGTGACGCCCTCCTCCACCTCGGCGGGCACCTCGACGTCGGTCACGACCCCCGGCTCGGCGAGCAGGAACCGGATCGCCGCGCCCGCAGTGGCCTCGGGAACCTCGGGGTCCCAGGCCTCCAGGCCGAGCGGCACCGCCACCGCGGCCCGGACCAGGTCCACGCCGTAGGCCAGGCGCACCAGTTCGGGGATGTTGTCCCCGCCCGCGCGGTTGTGCGACTCGATGATCCGCAGACCCGCGTCGGTGATCATGATCTCGGTGTGCGAGGGCCCTTCGACCAGACCGACCGCGTCGAGCAGCCGCCCCGTCAGGTCCACGATCCCCTGCCGGGTCGCCTCGTCCACCCGGGCCGGGACGGAGTGGCCCGCCTCGATGAACCCGGACCCGCCCTCGCCCAGCAGCTTGTCCGTCACCGCGACGACCGAATGGACGCCGTCCTGCGAGAAGCCCTCGACGCTGACCTCGTGACCGGACAGGAACTCCTCGGCCAGCATGCGGCTGCGCCCGACCGCCTCGACCGTCCGCCAGACCTCCGGGACCCGGTCGGGCCCCTCGACCCGGTGGACGTCGCGGCTGCCGCCGTAGTCCAACGGCTTGATCATCACCGGCCCCGCGAGTTCGGTGACGAACTCCAGCAGCTCCGCCTCGCTCTCCACGACACGGAAACGGACGGGGGAGAGGCCCACCTCGGCCAGCCGTCGCCGCATCGCGGCCTTGTCCTTGAGCAGCCGGACGGTCTCCACCGAGTTGCCGCCGAGTCCGAATTCCTCGTTCAACCGGGCGGCGGCGACCAGCCCCAGCTCGGCGGGCGAGAAGAACCGCACCACCGGCTGCTCGGCGAACACCTTGCGACCGGCTGCGACCGCCGCTTCCTGGTCGACGAGCGGAGTGTCGACGACCTGTACGCAGAACGCGGCGGCGGCCTCCGGGTCGTACACGCCCGGCGTCTGGATCAGCACCACGTCGCAACCGAGGTCGGACGCGGACTTCAACACACTCGGTCGGCCGCCCAGCAGGGCGATGCGCGGAGCCATCTCGGAACCTTCCAGGGGGAGCGGTGTCGTGGGAACCATGGGTCAGCCCCCGATGAGGGTGACCGTGTCGCCGAACCGCATCAGGTCGCGGTACGACTCCGCGCGGGCGTGCCGCATCGTGCGCAGCACGGCGATCGCGCTCTCGGAGTCCTCGCCCTGCACGATCGAGCGGTCGTCACCGACGAGCTTGGCGGTGACGATGACGTGCTTCTCGATGTCCTGGAGGTCGGCCTCCAGCAACGCGTCCCGCGCGGCGGCCAGTTCCGGATCCGTCGCGGCCAGCTTCGCGAACGGCTCGGCGGAGACCTTGATCAGGTTCCGCATCGCCTTGCGGAAGGCCTTGTGCTCGGGCTGGGTACGGCC
Above is a window of Streptomyces sp. NBC_01426 DNA encoding:
- a CDS encoding MFS transporter, producing MLSTFSGLPRTAWIVFAGTIVNRLGFMVTPFLVYYLGSRGISTSDVPYVLGALGAGNLVGPLLGGFLADRSGRRATMVIGLVGVAASHGLLFVAPNLLSLMLTAALLSVTGSLVGPAASALVADAVDKDRRRAAFSLVHWAVNIGTAGAGMLGGFLATKGYWLLFTVDAATSLVYAVIAATMLPRGTGPKAAGPQAGAGGAGYGVVYRDRLMRALLPLFATSVAIYCLIEASLPLAIRDDGLSPTVLGLMFALNAALVVILQPIATAVLADVKPLPVYVSASVLVALGVALTGVADTPWAYAGTVALWSLGEASLGGLHSSIIQSIAPEDARARYQGAFQWSCGIARFTALTAGTAVYAHAGPAVLWWIAAVAGVAASLTVGALGPMINRRHAAIELAAASDSAPVAG
- a CDS encoding ArsR family transcriptional regulator; amino-acid sequence: MAFSASDLAQMRFAVSPMWEVVTSFRLLRSGLAHPVHGPWIEQVRPRVEAAGLDRGWLAELIPPARYLPDFLTPAPPGAAPTLAEELAAIREEPDDRVRQDLDHLEKHMSSRGPRLRALYAEPRPQLARVGEEIEAYWELALAPYWARIRTVLEADVFHRARQVAEHGAGRLFNELHVSLSWVDNGLRMVRRQRTLTRKTAGAGLLLVPSAFAGPRVLTRVRLPDPPQLAYPARGIGPLWESRPVARTDAIAAVLGRSRTLLLTELDAPASTTELAHRTGISTAGVSQYLTALRDAGLVSAHRAGRSVLYARTSVGESILAGAPT
- a CDS encoding FAD-binding oxidoreductase, which produces MEPDPLATRLSAVVGDAHVLTDPSLRASHESDFTGRWVGRSRLVVRPADTAQVVEVVRLCHAAGVPIVPQGGNTSLVGGSVPDPSGTEVVLSTRRLTALGPIDVAARRVTVGAGVPLAALRRHVAPRELEFGVDLASRDSATLGGMIATNAGGERVLRYGTTRANVVGLEAVLADGSVLDRLAGLPKDNTGYDLTGLLVGSEGTLAVITRARLALVPHLPRRVTALLALDSLDAAVTLLTDLRRLESLELVEFFTADGLALVLATSGLPAPFRTTHPVYLLVECAGRRDPAEELADALEKAPAREVAVARTASDGRRLAAYRERHTESLNAAGIPLKLDVTVPLADLPAFAADLPALLAGRATPYLFGHLAEGNVHVNLLDVAPDDEEAVTEAVLGRVAAVGGSISAEHGIGRAKSRHLHLTRSAADIAVMRSVKAALDPDHLLSPHTLFPDRD
- a CDS encoding MFS transporter — protein: MSFLRPRFPGERALAAGIAIDATGNGMYVPFSLVFFLHVTGLPLALIGLVLTVTGLIGIAALPVAGIAVDRFGARRVQLFLYVLRGLSFACFPLAHSLPAFAAVAMLAAIGTRAFPAALQARIGELVDGENRDRMQALSRSLGNAGLGVGTLIASLLIATSGDSGYIAAAFLNAASFLVAAVLAARTPITVPAARSRADKRGGYRLVAKDRPFLTLTLANLLVAFGYTSLSVLLPVYAVDWLHLPQGLTGVAFVVNTALCATVSVPVAAFARRRFTTRTRAAAAGAALFGTGFIGQIVLGTLRPENVQVLLAGLLAAVIVMTVGEMVHSTFSGSLAQAAAPEALRGRYLAGYQLSWSLAYALAPTVFTALITLDGRLPWVLVASTTLLGAGLLLRVERSLRPDVVAFPAPPVESKAAAASR
- a CDS encoding ATP-grasp domain-containing protein, yielding MSGDTVPRTVVIVDAYASARCLAPLFRARGYTCVHVQSTPTIPPAYERSFRPEDFVVNIVHDGDVSRTAAAIAAHGPKGLVPGVERAVVLADRLSEELGLPGNGTALSAARRDKYRMIETVREAGVPGTDQVLAADLDTLLRWYEKADGRVVLKPVSSAGSDGVHFCDTVEEVRAAFDALLGSTSALDQDNHAVLAQEYLVGSEYIVNTVSLDGRHYVSDIWKMHHLSANGVRDLPAGAELMTRHGVEQEQLVEHTLLVLDALGIRNGPAHTELKLTPRGPRLVETGTRVCGADVHVPVEAAIGESQLDWTVDACVDPERFAQRWESGYELNRHARVVNMVSPAEGRLAGYPRMAELRALESFHDVLFRVTPGNPVFRSVDDWTFPLRVYLLHETASTVARDALTARYMDGDGFYDIT
- a CDS encoding ATP-grasp domain-containing protein produces the protein MAPRIALLGGRPSVLKSASDLGCDVVLIQTPGVYDPEAAAAFCVQVVDTPLVDQEAAVAAGRKVFAEQPVVRFFSPAELGLVAAARLNEEFGLGGNSVETVRLLKDKAAMRRRLAEVGLSPVRFRVVESEAELLEFVTELAGPVMIKPLDYGGSRDVHRVEGPDRVPEVWRTVEAVGRSRMLAEEFLSGHEVSVEGFSQDGVHSVVAVTDKLLGEGGSGFIEAGHSVPARVDEATRQGIVDLTGRLLDAVGLVEGPSHTEIMITDAGLRIIESHNRAGGDNIPELVRLAYGVDLVRAAVAVPLGLEAWDPEVPEATAGAAIRFLLAEPGVVTDVEVPAEVEEGVTLGVQAVPGTVVPPLTWSVDRVCGHVIAVGADAAEAVARCEKTVAAIEIRTRPVG